One genomic segment of Pedobacter endophyticus includes these proteins:
- a CDS encoding ATP-binding protein, with the protein MFERFELQRFIKVMNEPNRFIQVLVGPRQVGKATLINQLVKQISMPYTFESADAVVATDNTWIEKIWNNARHKFGGLTTNEYLLVIDEIQKIDNWSEIIKRLWDEDKRNGVHIKVILLGSSRLLIQQGLTESLAGRFELTYLGHWTYTEMEKAFGFTADQYVWFGGYPGSAALVNDEERWKNYVSNSLIETSISKDILMLTRVDKPALMKKLFELGCLYSGQILSFTKILGQLSDAGNTTTLSHYLQLLDTAGLLGGIEKFAADVVRKRSSSPKFQVHNNALVTAQRIEFFEEIKKKPAEWGRMVESSIGAHLLNSAFVEGYNVFYWRHRNDEVDFVLEKRGKIIDIEVKSTGLITETSGMEVFSKMYNPDKVLMVGAGGLPWQEFLKISPSSLF; encoded by the coding sequence ATGTTTGAACGATTTGAATTACAGCGATTTATAAAGGTGATGAACGAACCAAACAGGTTTATTCAGGTGTTAGTTGGGCCTCGACAGGTAGGTAAAGCCACATTAATCAATCAATTGGTTAAGCAAATTTCGATGCCTTACACATTTGAATCAGCAGATGCTGTTGTTGCAACTGATAACACATGGATTGAGAAAATCTGGAATAATGCACGTCACAAATTTGGGGGGCTTACCACTAATGAATACTTGCTGGTGATTGATGAGATTCAGAAAATTGATAACTGGAGTGAAATCATAAAGCGATTATGGGATGAGGACAAACGCAACGGGGTACATATTAAGGTAATTTTGCTGGGCTCATCGCGATTATTAATACAACAAGGATTAACTGAATCATTGGCGGGCCGTTTTGAATTAACTTATCTAGGACATTGGACTTATACAGAGATGGAAAAGGCCTTTGGTTTCACAGCAGACCAATACGTTTGGTTTGGCGGTTATCCCGGATCAGCTGCGCTGGTTAATGATGAAGAACGTTGGAAAAATTATGTCTCCAATTCGTTAATAGAAACAAGTATTTCTAAAGATATCCTCATGCTCACCCGGGTAGATAAACCCGCTTTAATGAAAAAACTATTCGAATTAGGTTGTCTTTATTCTGGGCAAATTCTCTCTTTTACAAAAATTTTGGGTCAACTCTCTGATGCCGGGAATACAACAACCTTATCGCACTATCTGCAGTTATTGGATACGGCCGGATTGTTGGGCGGAATTGAAAAATTCGCCGCAGATGTAGTCAGAAAGCGTTCATCCAGTCCTAAATTTCAGGTACATAACAATGCCTTGGTTACCGCACAACGAATTGAGTTTTTTGAGGAAATAAAAAAGAAACCGGCTGAATGGGGACGAATGGTCGAATCGTCGATAGGAGCGCACCTATTAAATTCTGCCTTTGTTGAAGGTTATAACGTATTTTATTGGCGTCACAGAAACGATGAAGTAGATTTTGTTTTAGAGAAACGTGGCAAAATTATCGACATTGAGGTTAAAAGTACAGGTTTAATAACGGAAACTTCGGGAATGGAAGTCTTTAGTAAAATGTATAATCCTGATAAGGTTCTTATGGTTGGCGCAGGAGGCTTACCTTGGCAAGAGTTTCTAAAAATTTCTCCATCGAGCCTTTTTTAA
- the gatB gene encoding Asp-tRNA(Asn)/Glu-tRNA(Gln) amidotransferase subunit GatB, which translates to MLLEETSPQTDFELVSGLEIHVQLNTNTKIFSADSASFGALPNQNISTVSLALPGALPKLNKEVVSKAVRIGLALNCTINQINHFDRKNYFYADLPKGYQITQDNQPICVNGFLEVDLADGSTKKIGINRIHLEEDAGKSIHDQDDNYSLVDLNRAGVPLIEIVTEPDIRSAEEASALLSEIRKLVRHLNVSDGNMEEGSLRCDANISIRPNGSDEFGTRCEVKNLNSMRNVRRAMDFEFGRQVEVVSAGGEIIQSTLNFDAEKGTTSPMRTKEEANDYRYFSDPDLQPIFISDDWLAEIKSAMPALPNEISKQMVSEFGIGKTDAAMFAENFDLLNYFNRALPLVNTKKTLINWLIGPVRALLNEKGISIAEYSVAPEQLAATINLVDEKKLTQQIAIQQLLPAIEVQQNADVAALAQSLNLLISENSDEITGFIESVLAKYPQQVEAYKKGKKGVLGLFVGDVMKLAKGKADAKKINELILEKLK; encoded by the coding sequence ATGCTTTTAGAAGAAACAAGCCCACAAACCGATTTCGAACTGGTTTCAGGACTGGAAATACACGTTCAGTTAAACACAAACACCAAAATATTTTCGGCTGATAGTGCATCTTTTGGAGCGCTGCCGAACCAAAATATATCTACCGTTTCTTTGGCCTTGCCCGGTGCCTTGCCTAAATTAAATAAAGAGGTAGTATCAAAAGCGGTTCGCATTGGGCTGGCATTAAACTGTACAATCAATCAAATTAATCACTTTGATAGAAAAAATTACTTCTATGCCGATTTGCCCAAAGGCTATCAGATTACGCAAGATAATCAACCGATTTGTGTAAACGGTTTTTTGGAAGTTGATCTGGCTGATGGTTCCACAAAGAAAATCGGTATCAACAGAATTCACTTAGAAGAAGACGCGGGTAAAAGCATTCACGATCAGGATGATAACTATTCGTTGGTTGATCTCAATCGTGCCGGTGTGCCATTAATTGAAATTGTAACCGAGCCCGATATTCGCAGTGCTGAAGAAGCATCGGCCTTATTGAGTGAAATCAGGAAACTGGTTCGCCATTTAAATGTGAGCGATGGCAATATGGAAGAGGGCAGTTTACGCTGCGATGCAAACATTTCTATTCGCCCCAATGGGTCGGACGAATTTGGAACGCGTTGCGAGGTAAAAAACCTAAATTCTATGCGTAATGTGCGCAGGGCGATGGATTTTGAGTTTGGCCGTCAGGTTGAAGTCGTTTCCGCTGGCGGGGAAATTATCCAAAGTACGTTGAATTTTGATGCCGAAAAAGGAACAACATCGCCAATGAGGACCAAAGAAGAAGCCAATGATTACCGCTATTTCTCTGACCCCGATTTGCAGCCTATTTTCATATCCGACGATTGGCTCGCCGAAATAAAATCGGCCATGCCCGCTTTACCGAACGAAATTTCAAAACAAATGGTTTCCGAATTTGGCATTGGCAAAACTGATGCCGCTATGTTTGCCGAAAATTTTGATTTGTTAAACTATTTCAATCGGGCTTTACCACTCGTTAACACTAAAAAAACGCTGATAAACTGGCTTATTGGCCCGGTTAGGGCATTGTTAAACGAGAAAGGAATAAGCATAGCCGAGTATAGTGTAGCGCCTGAGCAGCTAGCGGCCACCATTAACCTGGTTGATGAAAAAAAACTTACCCAGCAAATCGCTATCCAGCAGTTATTGCCCGCAATTGAGGTGCAACAAAATGCCGATGTTGCTGCACTCGCCCAATCGTTAAACCTGCTTATTTCTGAAAACAGCGACGAAATAACCGGCTTTATTGAGTCGGTATTGGCCAAATATCCCCAACAGGTTGAAGCATACAAGAAAGGCAAAAAAGGCGTTTTAGGGTTGTTTGTCGGCGATGTAATGAAGTTGGCCAAGGGCAAGGCCGATGCAAAGAAAATAAATGAATTGATACTTGAAAAATTAAAATAA
- a CDS encoding TlpA disulfide reductase family protein → MRLKNLSLIVLIAIAFTACKPKDSFTIDGTFQNAGAEKKVFLYGMQSSQMVPIDSTNLSEKGEFKFVRKTPSVDFFRVSIGNHEYMLIAKNGDEIKLEADLADKTMAYKISGANEVEKLAELNDIRNNFAKQVEKLQADFEAKVATQPQNRAAVLEEMKPQYEKYINELNSSIIKFAQDNKGTLASFYAMNTLSPQEYEAELVKYAEEVKNEIKGNATVDSFVKQMAVLKTVQVGEIAPGFTVNTAEGKPVSLSDYKGKYVLVDFWASWCQPCRQENPNVVKVYNKYKNKNFDILGISLDTDKDAWLNAVKADGLTWTHASELKDFNGETVKKYQVQAIPASFLIDPNGKIAAKNLRGDELDNFLAKTLR, encoded by the coding sequence ATGAGATTAAAAAATTTAAGCCTTATCGTGTTGATCGCGATTGCTTTTACAGCCTGTAAACCAAAAGATAGTTTTACCATTGACGGAACTTTTCAAAATGCAGGAGCAGAGAAAAAAGTTTTTCTATATGGTATGCAAAGCAGCCAAATGGTTCCAATTGATTCAACCAACTTATCCGAGAAGGGAGAATTTAAGTTCGTACGTAAAACACCGTCTGTCGATTTTTTTAGGGTTTCCATTGGCAACCACGAATATATGTTGATCGCGAAAAATGGCGATGAAATTAAACTGGAGGCCGATTTAGCCGATAAAACAATGGCTTATAAAATATCGGGTGCCAACGAGGTAGAAAAATTGGCGGAGCTGAACGACATCAGGAATAACTTTGCCAAGCAGGTAGAAAAACTTCAGGCAGATTTTGAGGCCAAAGTAGCTACACAGCCCCAAAACAGAGCTGCAGTTTTAGAGGAAATGAAACCGCAATATGAGAAATATATTAACGAGTTAAATTCATCGATTATCAAGTTTGCACAAGATAATAAGGGAACTTTGGCCAGCTTTTATGCAATGAATACCTTAAGTCCGCAAGAATATGAGGCCGAGCTGGTAAAGTATGCTGAGGAAGTTAAGAATGAAATTAAGGGCAATGCAACCGTCGATTCGTTTGTTAAGCAAATGGCCGTGCTAAAAACCGTGCAGGTAGGAGAGATAGCGCCCGGCTTTACAGTAAACACGGCAGAAGGTAAGCCAGTGAGCCTGTCTGATTACAAGGGCAAATATGTTTTGGTTGATTTTTGGGCCTCTTGGTGCCAGCCTTGTCGTCAGGAAAATCCAAATGTTGTTAAAGTGTATAACAAGTACAAAAATAAGAACTTCGATATTTTAGGCATTTCATTAGATACAGATAAAGATGCCTGGCTAAATGCAGTGAAAGCTGATGGCTTAACTTGGACCCACGCTTCGGAACTGAAAGATTTTAACGGAGAAACAGTTAAAAAATATCAGGTTCAGGCGATACCAGCATCATTTCTAATCGACCCGAACGGTAAAATAGCTGCAAAAAACCTGCGTGGAGACGAGCTAGACAACTTTCTGGCCAAAACGTTACGTTAA
- a CDS encoding response regulator transcription factor, whose amino-acid sequence MNNAGQKILIVDDEPDILELIEYNLKKEGYQVFTATNGQEGITVAKKVHPDLIILDIMMPKMDGIEACRLMRAIPEFKNTFMVFLTARSEEYSEIAGFNVGADDYIAKPIKPRALVSRINAILRRNAGTEEVSENKLEIGDLVIDREAYLVFQGGNKVILAKKEFELLYLLASKPGKVYTRESILKNIWEDSVVVTNRTIDVHIRKLREKLGETYVSTVKGVGYKFELS is encoded by the coding sequence ATGAATAACGCAGGTCAGAAAATATTAATTGTTGACGATGAACCAGATATTCTGGAACTGATTGAATACAACCTTAAAAAAGAAGGCTATCAGGTTTTTACGGCAACCAACGGGCAGGAAGGCATAACTGTTGCTAAAAAGGTTCATCCAGACTTGATCATCCTTGATATTATGATGCCGAAGATGGACGGTATTGAGGCTTGCCGATTAATGAGGGCCATTCCCGAGTTTAAAAATACGTTCATGGTTTTTCTAACCGCCCGGAGCGAAGAATATTCGGAAATTGCAGGCTTTAATGTTGGCGCCGACGATTATATCGCCAAGCCAATAAAGCCACGGGCACTGGTTAGCCGTATCAACGCGATTTTAAGAAGAAACGCCGGAACGGAAGAAGTTTCTGAAAATAAACTGGAGATAGGCGATTTAGTGATCGACCGTGAGGCATATCTGGTTTTTCAGGGCGGAAACAAGGTAATTCTTGCGAAAAAGGAGTTTGAATTGCTGTATCTTTTGGCATCCAAGCCTGGCAAGGTTTACACCCGTGAGTCCATTCTCAAAAATATTTGGGAAGATTCGGTTGTAGTAACCAATCGTACAATCGATGTTCATATCCGTAAACTCCGCGAAAAGCTTGGCGAAACTTATGTATCAACCGTAAAAGGTGTTGGCTATAAGTTTGAGCTTTCGTAA
- a CDS encoding RluA family pseudouridine synthase yields the protein MKYPNFKDLILFENNDFIVINKPPFLASLDERGGNGETNVLRLAKQYSHDAQVCHRLDKETSGALIIAKNPEGYRHASMQFERRKVNKTYHAVVDGHVIFDKLLVDLPILNDGNKNVTIDRAEGKRAETVFDSLKYYKHYTLVECKPITGRMHQIRIHLATQRAAIVGDEMYRGKPVFLSSIKRGYKLTKGEEEQPIMKRFALHAKHLVFKGLDDQEIVIDAPYPKDFATLIKLLDKFDA from the coding sequence TTGAAGTACCCAAATTTTAAAGACCTTATTCTTTTCGAAAACAATGATTTCATTGTAATTAATAAACCGCCTTTTTTAGCCTCGCTTGATGAAAGAGGTGGGAATGGAGAAACGAACGTTTTGCGCCTGGCTAAACAATACAGCCACGATGCTCAGGTTTGCCACCGTTTAGATAAGGAAACTTCGGGCGCTTTAATTATTGCGAAAAATCCCGAAGGTTATCGCCATGCTTCAATGCAGTTCGAACGTAGAAAGGTTAATAAAACCTACCACGCCGTTGTTGACGGACACGTAATCTTCGATAAATTATTGGTTGATTTGCCTATTTTAAACGATGGAAACAAAAATGTAACCATCGATCGGGCTGAGGGCAAAAGGGCTGAAACAGTTTTCGATTCCCTTAAATATTATAAGCATTATACTTTGGTTGAATGCAAGCCTATTACGGGCAGAATGCACCAAATTCGCATTCACCTTGCTACACAGCGTGCGGCGATTGTTGGCGATGAAATGTACAGAGGGAAGCCTGTTTTTCTATCCTCAATTAAACGGGGTTATAAGTTAACCAAGGGCGAAGAAGAACAGCCGATTATGAAACGCTTTGCACTGCATGCCAAACACCTCGTGTTTAAGGGACTGGATGATCAAGAAATTGTAATTGATGCGCCTTATCCGAAAGACTTTGCAACACTCATCAAGCTTTTAGATAAATTCGACGCTTAA
- a CDS encoding chloride channel protein, with protein sequence MYIRFVNYLDTINQYRKSKISNRNFLIILAVIVGVLAGLAASALKSLTHHIEEFLQSDWHWKYKYYLYFVFPMIGIFLTVLYIKYFIRKSKFETGLSPLLYAISKKSSKVEAHNIYSQIITAAITVGFGGSTGLEAPIVTSGSSIGSNLGRFLGLSYKEITMLVACGAAAGIAGAFNSPIAGIVFAIEILLPEFTIPAFIPLLLSAATAAVVARLFYTQQLFFLVTEGWEVNALFYYVVLALLIGLFSLYFTKANYAVKGFFYKIKHPYTKVIIGGLMLGAMVFLCPTLYGEGYITIKSLLKGDYLAIINNSIFSDYNDIPALVVLFTVVTIFLKSIATLVTLGAGGNGGTFAPSLIMGGLIGFIFAYLINLSGFAEVNISNFIVAGMAAALGSIMHAPLTGIFLIAEITGGYVLMVPLMITTAISYAVNRSSQKHSIYTKALADKGELLSHEDKDTTVLNQMKLKYVTEKNYPKLIMDDLIATKMNEIIQSHKNICAVTDELDDFKGVVYVEDIFSELISNEDKDKITVSHFVQSAPVVVNETDDLKIVLKKMEQENAWILPVVNNQNQFLGFVSKTLIFNKYRALLMRQGDYL encoded by the coding sequence ATGTATATCAGATTTGTAAATTACCTTGATACGATTAATCAATATCGAAAATCAAAAATATCAAACCGTAATTTCCTGATTATACTGGCTGTTATTGTTGGCGTATTAGCAGGTTTGGCCGCATCGGCACTGAAAAGCCTTACGCATCATATCGAAGAATTTTTACAATCAGATTGGCATTGGAAATATAAGTACTACCTGTATTTTGTCTTCCCGATGATTGGTATTTTTTTAACGGTTTTATATATTAAGTATTTTATCCGCAAGAGCAAGTTCGAAACCGGCTTATCGCCTTTACTTTATGCTATTTCAAAAAAATCGAGTAAGGTAGAAGCGCATAACATTTATTCTCAAATTATAACGGCTGCAATTACAGTGGGTTTTGGCGGTTCAACGGGGTTAGAGGCTCCAATTGTAACCAGCGGCTCTTCAATAGGCTCTAATTTAGGCCGGTTTTTAGGGTTGTCATACAAAGAGATAACCATGCTGGTTGCCTGCGGTGCAGCCGCAGGTATTGCAGGTGCATTTAACAGTCCCATTGCAGGGATTGTATTTGCTATCGAAATTTTATTGCCGGAGTTTACCATACCTGCATTTATACCACTTCTGTTGTCGGCCGCAACCGCCGCAGTAGTAGCGCGTTTATTTTATACACAACAATTATTTTTTCTGGTTACCGAAGGCTGGGAAGTTAATGCCTTGTTTTACTATGTGGTTTTGGCATTGCTAATTGGTTTGTTTTCTCTTTATTTTACCAAAGCTAACTATGCCGTAAAAGGATTTTTTTATAAAATTAAGCATCCTTATACCAAGGTTATTATTGGTGGGTTAATGCTGGGCGCTATGGTTTTTTTATGCCCAACACTCTATGGCGAGGGATATATCACCATTAAAAGCCTGTTAAAAGGCGATTACTTAGCCATTATTAACAACAGTATATTTTCAGATTATAATGATATTCCAGCCTTAGTAGTGCTGTTTACGGTGGTAACCATTTTCTTGAAATCGATTGCTACCTTAGTTACCCTCGGCGCTGGCGGTAATGGAGGAACGTTTGCCCCAAGTTTAATTATGGGAGGATTGATCGGTTTTATTTTCGCCTATCTAATCAATCTTTCTGGCTTCGCAGAGGTAAACATTTCAAATTTTATTGTTGCTGGCATGGCCGCTGCGTTAGGTTCTATTATGCATGCGCCATTGACGGGGATTTTCCTGATTGCTGAAATTACCGGTGGATATGTTTTAATGGTACCATTGATGATTACCACAGCTATTTCGTATGCAGTAAACAGAAGTTCGCAAAAACATTCGATTTATACCAAGGCCCTTGCAGATAAAGGCGAGCTATTATCGCATGAGGATAAGGATACGACGGTGTTAAATCAGATGAAATTGAAATACGTTACCGAAAAAAATTATCCAAAATTGATTATGGATGATTTAATCGCGACTAAAATGAATGAAATTATCCAGTCTCATAAAAATATTTGTGCCGTTACGGATGAATTAGACGATTTTAAAGGCGTTGTTTATGTGGAGGATATTTTTAGCGAATTGATAAGCAACGAAGATAAAGATAAAATCACGGTGTCGCATTTCGTTCAATCAGCACCTGTTGTCGTTAACGAAACCGACGATTTGAAAATCGTTCTGAAAAAAATGGAACAAGAAAATGCATGGATCTTACCTGTTGTTAACAACCAAAATCAATTTTTGGGCTTTGTTTCTAAAACCTTAATTTTTAACAAATACAGGGCCTTGTTAATGCGACAAGGAGATTACCTATAA
- a CDS encoding sigma-54-dependent transcriptional regulator, with protein sequence MAKLLIIDDERAIRSTLREILEYENYDVEDIDNGIDGLEMIKKGNFDLVLCDIKMNKMDGMEVLEQAQNIKPDLPFIMISGHGTVETAVEASKKGAFDFISKPPDLNRLLITVRNGLDRGNLVTETKVLKRKASKTREILGESESISKIKETIERVAPTEARVLITGANGSGKELVARWLHEKSNRADSPLIEVNCAAIPSELIESELFGHEKGSFTSAVKQRIGKFELANGGTLFLDEIGDMSLSAQAKVLRALQEHKISRVGGEKEIDVNVRVLAATNKDLLKEIEAGNFRMDLYHRLNVINIHVPHLTERVDDIPVIAQNFLESICNDYGMPVKKIHDGAMAALQSLPWTGNVRELHNMIERLIILSDKVITENDVHAFANPGGGTNIGAATSTQITNSGGAGLSSSFDSFNNFQDYKDHAEKEFIKFKLEKNNWNVSKTADEIDIQRSHLYSKIEKFGLKRADNG encoded by the coding sequence ATGGCTAAATTATTAATAATCGACGACGAGCGAGCAATAAGGAGTACTTTACGCGAAATTTTGGAGTACGAAAACTACGATGTTGAAGATATCGACAACGGAATTGATGGCCTCGAAATGATAAAAAAGGGCAATTTTGACCTTGTTCTTTGTGATATCAAGATGAATAAGATGGATGGTATGGAAGTGCTTGAGCAAGCGCAAAATATCAAACCTGATTTGCCATTTATCATGATTTCCGGCCACGGAACTGTTGAAACTGCCGTTGAAGCGAGTAAAAAAGGTGCGTTCGATTTCATTTCGAAACCACCAGATTTAAATCGTCTTTTAATTACCGTTCGCAATGGTTTAGATCGCGGCAATTTAGTAACGGAAACCAAAGTTTTAAAACGCAAGGCGAGTAAAACCCGCGAAATTTTAGGCGAATCGGAAAGCATCTCAAAAATAAAAGAAACCATCGAACGTGTTGCCCCTACCGAGGCCCGCGTTTTAATAACCGGAGCAAATGGTAGCGGTAAGGAACTGGTTGCCCGTTGGTTGCACGAAAAATCGAACCGTGCGGATAGCCCACTTATCGAGGTCAATTGCGCTGCAATACCATCAGAATTGATTGAAAGTGAATTGTTCGGCCACGAAAAGGGCTCGTTTACCTCAGCCGTAAAACAGCGCATTGGTAAATTTGAACTGGCTAACGGCGGCACCCTATTTTTAGATGAGATTGGCGATATGAGCCTCTCTGCACAAGCGAAAGTACTGCGGGCCTTGCAGGAGCATAAAATATCTCGCGTGGGTGGCGAAAAAGAAATTGATGTAAATGTTCGTGTTTTAGCGGCCACCAACAAAGATTTATTGAAGGAGATTGAAGCTGGTAATTTCCGTATGGACTTGTACCACCGGTTAAATGTAATCAATATTCATGTTCCGCACTTAACCGAACGCGTTGATGATATTCCGGTAATTGCCCAGAACTTTTTAGAAAGCATTTGTAACGATTACGGCATGCCGGTAAAAAAGATTCACGATGGGGCCATGGCTGCCTTGCAGTCGCTGCCGTGGACGGGTAATGTTCGCGAACTGCATAACATGATCGAGCGGTTGATTATTCTCAGTGATAAAGTGATTACCGAAAACGATGTGCATGCCTTCGCCAACCCAGGTGGTGGCACCAATATTGGGGCAGCAACAAGCACACAGATTACAAATTCGGGTGGCGCCGGCCTTTCTTCTTCATTCGACAGTTTTAATAATTTTCAGGATTATAAAGACCACGCTGAGAAAGAATTTATTAAGTTTAAACTCGAAAAAAATAACTGGAACGTATCGAAAACCGCCGACGAAATTGATATTCAACGAAGCCATTTGTATAGCAAAATTGAAAAATTTGGCCTAAAAAGGGCTGATAACGGTTAG
- a CDS encoding serine hydrolase, with the protein MKLFTIPALIVMSLTANAQKTDTVFLKKLMESKPELFGSILNHPDKNQVQILYTQINRDAKNLPHFKTFSYNLNPQHYFYPASTVKLAAVIFALEKVNRLKNTGLTAKSTMITDSAFSGQTKVLKDASAENGLPSIEHYIKKILLTSDNDAFNRLFEFIGRAEINEKLKRNGLNNSRILNRLAIGDAGESSKHTNPIRFYNNNNLVYEQAPQYDPKDYELPLTNLVMGKGYLDSADKLVNKPFNLAGKNAFAINDQQKLMQKLIFPEAFAAKDRFNLTANDYKLIYTYMSMYPTESKFPKYDGTEFWPTYAKMLYYGREHVQPDPNIRIFNKYGDSYGFIIDNSYFVDLDKGIEYFLTAVVQSNEDGIYNDNKYEYETVCFPFMKNLGKSIYEAELQRTRKHKPDLTKFELNYQ; encoded by the coding sequence ATGAAGTTGTTTACCATCCCGGCCCTTATTGTAATGAGTTTAACTGCAAATGCCCAAAAAACCGACACGGTATTTCTGAAAAAATTAATGGAATCGAAACCAGAATTATTCGGTTCGATACTGAATCATCCCGACAAAAACCAAGTGCAGATATTGTACACGCAAATAAACAGAGACGCGAAGAACCTACCGCATTTTAAAACCTTTAGCTACAATTTAAATCCACAGCATTATTTTTACCCCGCCAGTACGGTAAAATTAGCGGCCGTTATTTTTGCACTTGAAAAGGTAAACAGGTTAAAAAACACCGGATTAACGGCAAAGAGTACGATGATTACCGACAGTGCATTTAGCGGACAAACGAAAGTTTTAAAGGATGCCAGCGCCGAAAACGGGTTGCCATCTATCGAGCATTACATCAAAAAAATTTTGCTCACCAGCGATAACGATGCCTTTAACCGGTTGTTCGAATTTATCGGCCGTGCCGAGATTAACGAAAAGCTAAAAAGGAATGGCTTAAATAACAGCAGAATCTTAAATCGGTTGGCCATTGGCGATGCAGGCGAATCATCAAAACATACCAATCCGATTCGGTTTTATAACAACAATAATCTTGTTTATGAGCAAGCGCCACAATACGATCCGAAAGATTACGAATTGCCACTAACTAATCTGGTGATGGGAAAGGGTTATTTAGACAGCGCTGATAAGTTGGTTAATAAACCTTTTAATCTGGCCGGGAAAAATGCCTTCGCCATTAATGATCAGCAAAAGCTGATGCAGAAACTGATCTTCCCCGAAGCCTTTGCCGCTAAAGATCGGTTTAACCTTACCGCCAATGATTATAAGCTGATTTATACCTACATGAGCATGTACCCCACCGAAAGTAAGTTTCCGAAATACGATGGAACTGAATTTTGGCCAACCTACGCGAAGATGCTATACTACGGCCGTGAGCACGTTCAGCCAGATCCGAATATTCGCATTTTTAACAAATATGGAGATAGTTACGGTTTCATTATCGACAATTCTTACTTTGTTGATCTGGATAAAGGAATTGAGTACTTTCTGACGGCGGTGGTGCAAAGTAATGAAGATGGCATTTATAACGATAACAAGTATGAATATGAAACGGTATGTTTTCCTTTTATGAAAAACCTTGGAAAATCGATCTACGAAGCCGAATTGCAGCGCACCAGGAAACACAAACCAGATCTAACCAAATTTGAGTTAAACTATCAATAG